The following proteins are co-located in the Silene latifolia isolate original U9 population chromosome 1, ASM4854445v1, whole genome shotgun sequence genome:
- the LOC141642282 gene encoding putative UPF0481 protein At3g02645 yields MPISADQEPVWIIEVKQVLEDITDEGLDRPPCVFTVPKILKYVRPEAYEPQILALGPYHRWRDDLYEMERLKVLTAKKVQTFFPNHKFEDIIRALAMHAPRIRARYDKHLKMSAIELAWIMAIDGLFMLQFLYTFGNNPLESVLNLSPRLSVIVDSKGQQKPSYDCLVKDVMMLENQIPINVLKKILEVQCPSTEFGLNLLANMYLDICKKNSPFLIRAEHPLDGTALRKRGHLLGFYYSLINRMWDQEVQLDQAKAIEIEELEGGGEDGVKHKCGLPFCDMKHRSPLKVFEDLWDSISGLAVFKQGPFKVLGVVKDLVSKVVPHFSGENPEGDSSEGDKIIQVEEIVIPSVSSLVKAGIEFKPTDGGFFSIRFEKSTQTLHLPVVKLDVNSEVIIRNLVAYEALAITGPLVIARYAELMNGIVDTDEDAKMLKQRGIIQSELKNGEVAELWNGMSKCIRLTRVEFMDEAIEGLNHDYNSLRTVKVYRMSKAYIYNSWRMLVFLATILVIALMCLQSFCSVYNCPRFFHLEPASEK; encoded by the coding sequence ATGCCAATATCAGCTGATCAAGAACCAGTATGGATAATTGAGGTGAAACAAGTGTTGGAAGACATAACCGACGAAGGGCTTGATAGGCCGCCATGCGTCTTCACCGTGCCAAAAATCCTCAAGTACGTAAGGCCTGAAGCGTACGAGCCACAAATACTAGCCCTAGGGCCTTACCACAGGTGGCGTGACGATTTGTACGAGATGGAGAGGCTCAAGGTTCTAACTGCAAAAAAGGTTCAAACCTTCTTTCCTAATCACAAGTTTGAGGATATCATTAGAGCCCTAGCCATGCATGCTCCTCGGATTCGAGCTCGGTATGACAAGCACTTGAAAATGAGTGCTATTGAATTAGCATGGATTATGGCCATTGATGGTCTTTTCATGTTACAATTTTTGTACACTTTTGGGAATAATCCTCTTGAGAGTGTACTCAACCTTTCTCCTAGGTTGTCGGTTATCGTTGACTCGAAAGGTCAACAGAAACCTAGCTATGATTGTCTTGTGAAAGATGTTATGATGTTGGAGAACCAAATTCCAATTAATGTGTTGAAGAAGATTTTGGAGGTTCAATGTCCGAGTACTGAATTCGGGTTGAACTTGTTGGCAAACATGTATCTTGATATTTGTAAgaaaaattccccctttttgatcaGGGCAGAACACCCACTAGATGGCACTGCTTTGAGAAAGCGCGGCCATCTATTGGGGTTCTACTATAGCTTGATAAATCGGATGTGGGACCAAGAAGTTCAACTCGATCAAGCTAAAGCAATTGAAATCGAGGAACTAGAAGGTGGTGGCGAGGATGGAGTCAAGCACAAATGTGGCCTTCCTTTCTGTGACATGAAACATCGGTCACCTCTGAAGGTTTTTGAAGATCTATGGGATAGTATTTCAGGTCTTGCAGTCTTTAAACAAGGACCATTCAAAGTGCTAGGTGTCGTCAAAGATCTAGTCTCCAAAGTCGTTCCACATTTTTCAGGTGAAAACCCGGAAGGGGACTCTAGCGAGGGAGATAAGATAATACAAGTGGAGGAGATTGTAATACCTTCAGTTTCCAGCCTGGTCAAGGCTGGAATCGAATTCAAACCGACAGATGGAGGGTTTTTCTCTATCAGATTTGAGAAGAGTACTCAAACCCTCCATCTTCCGGTTGTGAAATTAGATGTTAACTCGGAAGTTATCATCCGAAATTTAGTGGCCTATGAGGCATTGGCCATCACCGGGCCCCTAGTCATAGCTCGTTATGCCGAGCTAATGAATGGAATAGTAGACACGGACGAGGACGCAAAGATGCTCAAACAAAGAGGCATAATCCAGAGCGAGTTGAAAAATGGGGAGGTGGCGGAACTATGGAACGGAATGAGCAAATGCATTAGGTTAACAAGGGTGGAATTCATGGACGAAGCCATTGAAGGGTTGAACCATGACTATAACAGCTTGCGGACGGTGAAAGTGTATAGGATGAGTAAAGCTTATATATATAATTCATGGAGGATGCTTGTGTTTTTGGCCACCATTTTAGTCATAGCTCTAATGTGCCTTCAATCCTTCTGCAGTGTCTACAATTGCCCTCGTTTCTTCCATCTCGAACCTGCTTCTGAAAAATAA